A region from the Pontixanthobacter aestiaquae genome encodes:
- a CDS encoding HpcH/HpaI aldolase/citrate lyase family protein, which produces MRSWLTIKGNSAAQLAKAPQIGADALVVDMRAVPNDENAAQVRADVAEWFGSFREQLSTPKRFKRWLKIKPIDEPHWGDDLMAIMAGAPDGLIVPKCTGPEQIRMLASELYEIEQRHGLAQNATKIIPQIGETPGSALTLRDYTDDPHPRLAGFAWNAQGLARNIDAHRTHIEDGGWCDTMRLVRGTTILLAKTLGLLAIETAVPDPRDVQTGAVAARRARQDGFTGMAAIHPRQVGLINEAFKPTPRECADAQAIVDLFASSPTAAVVNHKGTMIDRTGLEQAQQMLELA; this is translated from the coding sequence ATGCGATCATGGCTCACCATCAAAGGCAATAGCGCCGCCCAACTGGCCAAAGCGCCGCAGATTGGTGCGGATGCGCTGGTGGTGGACATGCGCGCTGTCCCGAATGACGAAAACGCCGCACAGGTTCGGGCGGATGTGGCCGAATGGTTCGGCTCTTTCCGCGAACAACTATCGACGCCCAAACGCTTCAAAAGATGGCTCAAGATCAAGCCGATCGACGAACCGCATTGGGGTGACGATCTTATGGCGATTATGGCCGGTGCACCCGACGGCTTGATTGTCCCCAAATGTACCGGGCCCGAGCAAATTCGGATGCTCGCTTCCGAACTCTACGAGATCGAGCAGCGGCATGGTCTCGCCCAAAATGCCACCAAGATTATCCCGCAGATCGGGGAAACGCCCGGTTCGGCTTTGACGCTGCGCGACTACACCGATGATCCGCATCCCCGCCTCGCCGGATTTGCATGGAATGCCCAGGGTCTTGCGCGCAATATCGATGCACACCGGACTCATATCGAAGATGGCGGTTGGTGCGATACAATGCGATTGGTGCGCGGAACCACAATCCTGCTTGCCAAAACGCTCGGTTTGCTCGCTATCGAAACGGCAGTGCCCGACCCACGCGACGTCCAGACCGGCGCGGTGGCGGCGCGCAGAGCACGCCAAGACGGTTTTACCGGTATGGCCGCGATTCATCCGCGCCAAGTCGGCCTTATCAATGAAGCGTTCAAGCCGACGCCGAGAGAATGTGCTGATGCGCAGGCCATAGTCGACCTATTTGCAAGCAGCCCGACCGCCGCAGTCGTCAATCATAAAGGAACGATGATCGACCGGACCGGCCTGGAACAGGCTCAACAAATGTTGGAGCTTGCGTAA
- the lipB gene encoding lipoyl(octanoyl) transferase LipB, with the protein MSGKLASDIAVRRAVEQVPYRTALDEMDVRNRAIAAGDARELLWLLEHPPVYTAGTSADKNEMLDPRFEVVEAGRGGRYTYHGPGQRIGYALLDLTERGRDVRRFVHSLEGWVIDTLGDIGVEAWRAEGRIGIWTRDIDGSEAKIGAIGVRVRRWVTMHGFSVNLAPDLSHFTGIVPCGIAEFGVTSLARLGIDITPEQWDDALLARGDAFLDMLSEDSGVTS; encoded by the coding sequence ATGTCTGGAAAACTCGCATCGGATATCGCGGTGAGGCGCGCTGTGGAGCAAGTGCCTTATCGCACAGCGCTTGATGAAATGGACGTGCGCAACCGCGCGATTGCTGCGGGTGACGCGCGCGAACTGCTATGGCTGCTGGAGCACCCGCCGGTCTACACCGCTGGAACCAGTGCTGACAAAAATGAAATGCTCGATCCTCGCTTCGAAGTTGTCGAGGCTGGACGGGGCGGTCGCTATACCTATCATGGACCAGGTCAGCGGATTGGCTATGCATTGCTCGATCTGACCGAACGAGGCCGCGATGTGCGCCGCTTTGTGCACAGTTTAGAAGGCTGGGTGATCGATACGCTTGGCGATATCGGAGTCGAGGCATGGCGCGCGGAGGGCCGGATCGGCATCTGGACTCGCGATATTGATGGCAGCGAGGCCAAGATCGGTGCCATTGGAGTACGCGTTCGGCGCTGGGTCACGATGCATGGTTTCTCGGTCAATCTTGCGCCGGATTTGTCGCACTTCACGGGTATCGTGCCCTGTGGGATCGCCGAATTTGGGGTGACCAGTCTGGCGAGGCTGGGAATCGACATCACTCCTGAACAATGGGATGACGCATTGCTTGCGCGGGGCGATGCATTCCTAGATATGCTGTCCGAAGATTCAGGAGTGACTTCATGA
- a CDS encoding YdcH family protein encodes MTEQEMRKRLAVLKTDHRDLDAAIDALRETGSTDQLQIARLKKRKLGLKDQIAMIEDALLPDIIA; translated from the coding sequence ATGACTGAACAGGAGATGCGCAAGCGTTTGGCTGTGCTCAAGACCGACCACCGGGATCTCGATGCGGCGATTGATGCGCTTCGCGAAACCGGCTCGACCGATCAATTGCAAATCGCGCGGCTGAAGAAGCGCAAGCTCGGTTTGAAAGACCAGATCGCGATGATCGAAGACGCGTTGTTGCCAGATATTATTGCGTGA
- a CDS encoding DUF465 domain-containing protein: MESSHVSALQTKHAGLDAKIREEESRPAPDTATIQALKKKKLRLKEEMAAG; encoded by the coding sequence ATGGAATCGTCCCACGTTAGCGCGCTGCAAACCAAACATGCCGGACTCGACGCAAAAATTCGCGAAGAAGAAAGCCGACCAGCACCTGACACTGCGACAATCCAGGCTCTCAAGAAAAAGAAACTGCGACTGAAAGAGGAAATGGCCGCCGGTTAG
- a CDS encoding DUF4230 domain-containing protein yields the protein MADSVEPASDTAETEVAAPKPEKQKSLARIQAVPWLIVILLIAATVWLFWRAFIFQEEGDPVGSAMLAFEKQNSLTVFSSRFEVTAESTNTTSLGPINLAESRQAAIIPVTIEYRVNLASVGRDRIAWDADTETMDITLPTLKISTPNLDEARKKVYTEGVWVSRGASENLSRENSLQAEEKAAAFAKNPEVLALARQAAKDAIRQNLTIPLQVAGYDDITVNVRFDGEKVQE from the coding sequence ATGGCAGACAGCGTAGAACCAGCGAGCGACACCGCAGAGACGGAAGTGGCCGCGCCTAAACCTGAAAAACAGAAATCGCTGGCTCGCATTCAAGCGGTGCCGTGGCTCATCGTGATCCTGCTGATCGCGGCGACCGTGTGGCTGTTCTGGCGCGCGTTCATTTTTCAGGAAGAAGGCGATCCGGTGGGCAGCGCGATGCTGGCGTTCGAGAAGCAGAATTCGCTCACCGTGTTCAGCTCGCGCTTCGAAGTTACAGCGGAAAGCACCAACACAACCTCGCTCGGCCCGATCAATCTGGCCGAGTCGCGCCAGGCCGCCATTATCCCGGTGACCATCGAATACCGCGTTAATCTGGCTTCGGTCGGGCGAGACCGGATCGCATGGGACGCGGATACCGAGACAATGGACATCACTCTGCCGACACTCAAAATATCCACACCCAACCTCGATGAGGCGCGCAAGAAGGTTTATACCGAAGGCGTCTGGGTAAGCCGCGGTGCATCGGAAAATCTCAGCCGCGAGAATTCACTGCAAGCTGAGGAGAAAGCGGCAGCCTTCGCCAAAAATCCGGAAGTTTTGGCATTGGCGCGGCAGGCCGCTAAGGATGCGATCAGGCAGAACCTGACGATCCCGCTGCAGGTCGCAGGCTATGACGATATTACAGTAAATGTTCGTTTCGACGGCGAGAAGGTTCAAGAATGA
- a CDS encoding alkene reductase, which yields MTDALFQPITLGAIEAKNRILMAPLTRGRATPPGFVPNEMMATYYRQRASAGLIISEATGISVEGLGWPAAPGIWSDEQVEGWKLVTDAVHEEGGKIVLQLWHMGRIVHPDFLGGEKGVSASATTAPDHAHTPTGRQPHQEARALELSEIPRVVGDYKHAAENAKKAGFDGVQLHGANGYLVDQFLRETTNLRTDEYGGPPENRVRFMREVLEALIDIWGADRVSIRLSPNGDTQGADDSNPEALFAEAAKVVEELNLGFLELRQPGPEGTFGRTDVPQQDGVIRKIYTGPLVLNSDYSGEEGAADIASGRCDAVSYGRPFISNPDLPDRIKQGADFAPNVDVPKSWYLPGPAGYIDYPTLAEQQTA from the coding sequence ATGACCGACGCACTTTTCCAGCCGATTACTCTCGGCGCGATTGAGGCAAAGAACCGCATTCTGATGGCGCCGCTGACGCGCGGCCGTGCGACGCCTCCCGGATTTGTGCCCAATGAAATGATGGCGACCTATTACCGTCAACGCGCCAGCGCCGGTCTGATTATCAGCGAGGCAACCGGCATCAGCGTTGAAGGTCTAGGCTGGCCTGCCGCTCCCGGCATCTGGAGCGACGAACAAGTGGAAGGCTGGAAGCTGGTCACCGATGCAGTTCACGAAGAAGGCGGCAAGATCGTGTTGCAGCTTTGGCATATGGGCCGGATCGTCCACCCCGATTTTCTTGGCGGCGAAAAAGGCGTTTCCGCTTCGGCCACCACCGCACCCGATCACGCGCACACGCCGACCGGCCGCCAACCGCATCAGGAAGCCCGCGCACTTGAACTGAGCGAAATTCCACGCGTCGTAGGCGATTACAAACATGCTGCCGAGAATGCGAAGAAAGCGGGTTTTGACGGCGTTCAACTGCACGGCGCGAATGGCTATCTGGTCGACCAGTTCCTGCGCGAAACTACCAATTTGCGGACCGACGAATATGGCGGCCCGCCTGAAAATCGCGTGCGCTTTATGCGCGAAGTGCTCGAAGCTCTGATCGATATTTGGGGCGCAGACCGCGTTAGTATCCGCCTATCGCCCAATGGCGACACGCAAGGCGCGGACGACAGCAATCCCGAAGCCCTGTTCGCCGAAGCAGCCAAAGTGGTTGAAGAGCTGAACCTCGGCTTCCTTGAGCTACGCCAGCCTGGGCCTGAAGGTACATTTGGCCGTACCGATGTGCCGCAGCAGGATGGGGTGATCCGCAAAATCTATACCGGTCCGCTGGTGCTCAACAGCGACTATTCCGGCGAAGAGGGCGCTGCCGATATCGCGTCAGGACGCTGCGATGCGGTCAGCTATGGTCGGCCATTTATCTCCAACCCAGATTTGCCGGACCGGATTAAGCAGGGTGCCGACTTCGCTCCGAATGTCGATGTGCCGAAGAGCTGGTACCTGCCGGGACCTGCGGGCTATATCGACTATCCGACTCTGGCCGAGCAACAAACCGCCTGA
- the glpK gene encoding glycerol kinase GlpK, with protein MTKKILVLDEGTTSTRAMLFAQDGKALGSAQQELTQHYPAPGRVEHDATEIWHRTLACAREMVEAAGGAERIACIGITNQRETVVAWDKNSGEPLAKALVWQDRRTADFCEELKEAGHEAQVQKQTGLLLDPYFSGTKMRWLVRNKPAVAAAAKAGTLALGTIESWLVYKLTGGARISDASNASRTLLLPLGSAQFDDDLCELFEVPKAALGEVTDNAGNFGVTLPELFGAPIPITGLVGDQQSATIGQGCLSPGETKATYGTGAFILANKGHDIPTSDNRLLGTVLYQENGKRTYALEGSVFVAGSLVQWLRDSLGLLGTASETETLARSIDDSGGVVIVPAMSGLGAPHWQPEARGVIAGLSFATGRAQIARAALEAMAHQTYDLAKAFAADGAEWTSLKIDGGMSANDWMAQDIANLLDLPVERPDFVETTALGAAMLAAKGAGLVASLDEASSTMRGAIGNFTPSMESGVRQARVAAWQKALAAA; from the coding sequence ATGACCAAGAAAATTCTCGTTCTGGACGAAGGCACAACTTCTACCCGCGCGATGCTCTTTGCGCAGGATGGCAAGGCGCTGGGCAGCGCCCAGCAAGAGCTGACACAGCACTATCCCGCGCCGGGCCGCGTGGAGCATGATGCCACCGAAATCTGGCACCGGACACTCGCCTGCGCGCGCGAAATGGTTGAGGCAGCGGGCGGTGCAGAGCGGATCGCCTGCATCGGCATCACCAACCAGCGCGAGACGGTTGTCGCGTGGGACAAGAATAGCGGCGAACCGCTGGCCAAGGCGCTTGTTTGGCAAGATCGGCGCACCGCCGATTTCTGCGAAGAGCTGAAGGAGGCGGGCCACGAAGCGCAGGTGCAGAAGCAGACCGGATTGCTGCTCGATCCCTATTTTTCCGGCACCAAGATGCGTTGGCTGGTCCGGAACAAACCTGCGGTTGCGGCGGCGGCAAAGGCCGGCACACTGGCGCTCGGAACAATTGAAAGCTGGCTGGTCTATAAGCTGACCGGGGGCGCACGTATCAGCGACGCCAGCAATGCGAGCCGGACCCTGCTGCTCCCATTGGGCAGTGCACAGTTCGACGATGACCTGTGCGAATTGTTTGAAGTGCCCAAAGCCGCGCTGGGCGAAGTAACCGACAATGCCGGTAATTTTGGTGTGACCCTACCCGAATTGTTCGGCGCGCCGATCCCGATAACCGGCTTGGTCGGTGACCAGCAATCGGCGACTATCGGTCAGGGTTGTCTCTCGCCCGGTGAGACCAAAGCGACTTACGGAACCGGCGCATTCATTCTGGCCAACAAGGGGCATGACATTCCGACATCGGACAACCGTTTGCTCGGTACTGTGCTCTACCAAGAGAATGGAAAACGGACCTACGCGTTGGAAGGATCGGTGTTTGTTGCAGGCAGTCTGGTGCAGTGGTTAAGAGATTCGCTGGGCTTGCTCGGCACCGCCTCAGAAACCGAAACGCTGGCGCGCTCTATCGACGATAGCGGCGGTGTCGTGATTGTTCCAGCCATGTCGGGCCTCGGTGCTCCGCACTGGCAGCCGGAAGCACGCGGCGTGATTGCTGGCCTTAGTTTTGCGACTGGCAGGGCGCAGATTGCGCGCGCTGCGTTGGAGGCGATGGCGCATCAGACATACGATCTGGCCAAGGCCTTTGCCGCCGATGGCGCAGAGTGGACGTCGCTCAAGATCGATGGCGGGATGAGCGCGAATGACTGGATGGCACAGGACATCGCTAACTTGCTCGATTTGCCTGTCGAGCGACCTGATTTCGTGGAAACGACAGCGCTCGGTGCGGCCATGCTTGCGGCCAAAGGCGCGGGGCTGGTGGCTTCATTGGATGAGGCGAGCAGCACTATGCGCGGCGCCATCGGCAATTTCACGCCGTCGATGGAATCCGGTGTCAGGCAAGCGAGGGTTGCGGCGTGGCAGAAAGCTCTTGCCGCCGCCTAA
- a CDS encoding MBL fold metallo-hydrolase, which produces MPPKPWPTGLVEQPEPLVRRVLAPNPSPYTFTGTQTYLVGAEHEIAVIDPGPAEPEHLNALIAAIGDAKVTAIMCTHTHRDHSPAAKPLSERTGAPVVGCAPLVLEVDGPRSDEAFDTTYEPDRVLEDGEQMTGPGWTLTAVHTPGHTSNHLCFALEESGALFTGDHVMGWSTSVVIPPDGDMGDYMKSLNKLYARSENGVDSVYYAAHGAPITKPRQLVRGMIGHRRQRENQILRLLGEESTSIEQLVPLMYKNLDPRLTGAAGMSVKAHLIDLERRGIVSRLEEKGHLEDIWQTA; this is translated from the coding sequence ATGCCACCCAAACCATGGCCGACCGGATTGGTCGAGCAGCCCGAGCCGCTGGTCCGCCGCGTGCTCGCTCCCAACCCCTCGCCCTACACATTTACCGGAACGCAAACCTATCTGGTCGGTGCGGAGCACGAGATAGCCGTAATCGATCCCGGTCCAGCTGAACCTGAGCACCTGAATGCGTTGATCGCCGCGATTGGTGATGCCAAAGTCACGGCGATCATGTGTACGCATACGCACCGTGACCACTCGCCGGCAGCCAAGCCGCTTTCGGAGCGCACAGGCGCTCCGGTAGTCGGCTGCGCGCCGCTGGTGCTTGAAGTGGATGGTCCGCGCTCAGACGAGGCCTTCGACACCACTTACGAACCCGACCGTGTGCTTGAAGATGGCGAGCAAATGACCGGACCCGGTTGGACGCTCACCGCCGTTCACACGCCAGGCCACACGTCAAACCATCTGTGCTTCGCGCTGGAGGAAAGCGGCGCGCTGTTTACCGGCGATCATGTGATGGGTTGGTCAACCAGCGTGGTGATCCCGCCAGACGGCGATATGGGCGATTATATGAAGAGCCTCAACAAGCTCTACGCCAGATCAGAAAATGGCGTAGACAGCGTTTATTACGCCGCCCATGGCGCCCCCATCACCAAACCCCGGCAATTGGTACGCGGCATGATCGGTCACCGTCGTCAGCGTGAGAATCAGATCCTCAGGCTGCTGGGTGAAGAATCCACCAGCATCGAACAGCTCGTTCCGCTGATGTACAAGAATCTCGACCCGCGCCTTACCGGCGCCGCGGGAATGTCCGTCAAAGCGCATCTGATTGATTTGGAACGCAGAGGCATTGTCAGCCGTTTAGAAGAAAAGGGGCATTTGGAAGACATATGGCAGACAGCGTAG
- a CDS encoding DMT family transporter, with amino-acid sequence MSNATATNASRRDSSTWPRWVLLTALLAGNVALALGPWFVRLADTGPVSAAFWRLFLALPFLILLAKGTGQALTGIPRKTLILVALGSAAFALDLSSWHIGIEKTRLGNATLFGNAGSIVLLFWTFIITRTVPRGMEWLAIIFALGGASILLGRSLEISTATLIGDLFCLAAGLFYAVYLLTLQDARKGIGAWSLLVWVSIFACPVILALALVNGEPVWPTDWTPIVILFVSSQLIGQGLLVFSLRHFPPLIIGLALLTQPAVAAMIGYSAFGEVLLPLDIFGMLLLGGALLVAKRNRVERKTPPKLAP; translated from the coding sequence GTGAGTAATGCAACCGCAACAAACGCCTCTAGGCGCGATAGCAGCACATGGCCGCGCTGGGTGCTTCTGACCGCATTGCTCGCGGGCAATGTTGCTTTGGCGCTGGGGCCATGGTTCGTACGGTTAGCGGATACCGGCCCGGTTTCGGCGGCATTCTGGCGGTTGTTCCTCGCGCTGCCGTTCCTGATCTTGCTGGCGAAAGGGACCGGGCAGGCGCTGACCGGTATCCCGCGCAAGACCTTGATCCTGGTCGCTCTCGGATCGGCCGCCTTCGCGCTGGATTTGTCGAGCTGGCATATCGGGATCGAGAAAACCCGCCTCGGCAATGCGACACTCTTCGGCAATGCGGGCAGCATCGTGCTGCTTTTCTGGACATTCATCATTACCCGTACTGTGCCGCGCGGGATGGAGTGGCTGGCGATTATCTTCGCGCTTGGCGGTGCAAGCATATTGCTGGGCCGCAGCCTTGAAATCAGCACGGCGACGCTGATCGGTGACCTGTTTTGCCTCGCCGCAGGGTTGTTCTACGCCGTTTATCTGCTGACGCTGCAAGATGCCCGCAAAGGCATCGGCGCGTGGAGCCTGCTGGTGTGGGTCAGCATTTTTGCGTGCCCGGTGATCCTGGCGCTTGCGCTGGTGAATGGGGAACCTGTCTGGCCGACCGACTGGACGCCGATTGTGATCTTGTTCGTATCCAGCCAATTGATCGGGCAGGGGCTGCTGGTCTTCAGCCTGCGTCACTTTCCGCCGCTGATTATCGGCTTAGCGCTGCTGACCCAGCCTGCTGTTGCGGCGATGATCGGGTATAGCGCGTTTGGCGAAGTGCTGTTGCCGCTGGATATATTTGGGATGCTGCTGCTGGGTGGTGCGTTGCTTGTCGCAAAGCGCAATCGGGTCGAGAGGAAAACGCCGCCCAAGCTTGCGCCTTGA
- a CDS encoding DUF1465 family protein encodes MGKPTDINQPIVEALYSEALLLADEVRQVFDLHPIRETGQNADTLRLALSVEGLRTTTRVMHVLAWLLNHRAYFSGELTEFQLRRHSKLPPDRPAERENLVLLEYSTRELILESENLHARITRLDAAWRDRFEMRPAAILRLQERLGHAVHRA; translated from the coding sequence ATGGGGAAACCGACCGATATCAATCAGCCTATTGTAGAGGCTCTATATAGCGAGGCTTTGCTTCTCGCCGATGAAGTGCGCCAGGTGTTTGACCTCCATCCGATCCGGGAGACGGGGCAAAATGCGGATACTTTGCGGCTGGCGCTATCGGTCGAAGGGCTTCGTACTACGACCCGCGTGATGCATGTGCTCGCATGGCTGCTCAACCACCGGGCTTATTTCTCCGGCGAGCTGACCGAGTTTCAATTGCGCCGCCATTCAAAGCTGCCGCCGGACCGCCCGGCAGAGCGTGAAAATCTGGTATTGCTGGAATATAGCACGCGCGAATTGATCCTCGAGAGTGAAAATTTGCACGCACGGATCACCCGGCTTGATGCCGCATGGCGTGACCGGTTTGAAATGCGCCCCGCCGCCATCCTGCGCTTGCAGGAACGCTTGGGCCATGCCGTCCACCGCGCGTAA
- the nadA gene encoding quinolinate synthase NadA codes for MSVESKLPTGDDLLAEIDRLRKEKNAIILAHYYQKPEIQDLADYVGDSLQLSQKAAETDADVIAFCGVKFMADTAKILSPEKIVVLPDMDAGCSLEDSCPPDKFKAFREAHPDHIALTYINCSTEVKALSDVIVTSSSAETILQQIPKDQKIIFGPDRHLGGYLSRKFDREMLLWPGVCIVHEAFSETELLKLKEEHPGAPIAAHPECPPTIVDHADYVGSTSGILKFAQEFEGDTLIVATEPHIIHQMEKALPEKNFIGAPGADGNCNCNICPYMALNTMEKLYTCLRDLEPRIEIEEDLRLQAKKSLDKMLEMASGTVGKGDLGPAN; via the coding sequence ATGAGTGTAGAATCCAAACTTCCTACCGGCGATGATCTGCTGGCCGAAATTGACCGGCTGCGGAAGGAAAAGAATGCGATAATCCTCGCGCATTATTACCAGAAGCCGGAAATTCAGGACCTTGCGGATTATGTCGGTGATTCGCTCCAACTGAGCCAAAAAGCGGCAGAGACAGACGCCGATGTCATCGCCTTTTGCGGTGTAAAATTTATGGCAGATACCGCGAAAATTCTCTCGCCCGAGAAAATCGTGGTCCTGCCCGATATGGATGCGGGCTGTTCGCTCGAAGACAGCTGCCCGCCGGACAAGTTCAAAGCCTTCCGCGAAGCGCATCCCGACCATATCGCGCTGACCTACATCAATTGCTCGACCGAAGTGAAAGCTTTGTCCGATGTAATCGTGACCAGCTCCAGCGCCGAGACAATTCTCCAGCAAATCCCCAAGGACCAGAAGATCATCTTCGGCCCCGACCGTCACCTTGGCGGCTATCTCAGCCGCAAGTTTGACCGCGAAATGCTGTTATGGCCCGGCGTGTGTATCGTCCACGAAGCCTTTAGCGAAACCGAATTGCTGAAGCTGAAAGAAGAGCATCCGGGTGCACCTATCGCTGCCCATCCCGAATGTCCGCCCACCATCGTCGACCATGCTGACTATGTCGGATCAACCAGCGGTATTCTAAAATTCGCGCAGGAATTTGAAGGTGACACGCTGATCGTGGCGACCGAGCCGCATATCATCCACCAGATGGAAAAGGCGCTGCCCGAGAAAAACTTCATCGGCGCGCCCGGTGCAGACGGCAACTGCAACTGCAATATTTGCCCCTATATGGCGCTCAACACGATGGAGAAGCTTTACACCTGCCTGCGCGATCTTGAACCGCGCATCGAGATCGAGGAAGACCTGCGCCTGCAAGCGAAGAAGAGCCTCGACAAGATGCTCGAAATGGCCAGCGGGACCGTTGGCAAAGGCGATTTGGGACCGGCGAACTAA
- a CDS encoding DUF2254 domain-containing protein, producing MTAEIRFFWARLHANYWFFPATFAILAAVLASGMIALDRSGFAETLNNASWLVAARPKGAADMLTVMAGSMIGVASTVFSITLVAVTYASGNYGPRLLTNFMEDRGNQLSLATFIGSFVYALIVLRSVRAEDETPAGGSGAADALPGFVPQLSLLVAYLLMAVCVAVLVFFLHHIPSSIRINTVLEKIGTKLIAAIRKTYPVEDEFSDSLEQVAGKPVLAKSNGYVQMIDFEDLEKTARKHNCTLSLKVRTGDFVHRDLPLLEISDGDPEELADTLREDFTLGASRTPEQDPQFLIDELVEIGLRALSPGINDPFTAITALHWLGAATSEIGRRDLRKDICGADADDCPVIPLPDDFDHYLKRGFGSIRSAVASSPTAAEVMLDTISNAATPIKDENRQAMLRDEGKLLAEQVRGHLTGPDLDRFEKHAAEFDRCFWAETDAN from the coding sequence ATGACCGCTGAAATCCGCTTCTTCTGGGCGCGCCTGCACGCCAATTACTGGTTCTTCCCGGCGACCTTCGCAATTTTGGCGGCGGTGCTGGCGTCGGGCATGATCGCGTTGGATCGCAGCGGTTTTGCTGAAACGCTGAACAACGCCAGCTGGCTTGTCGCGGCCCGCCCCAAGGGGGCGGCCGATATGCTGACGGTGATGGCAGGTTCGATGATCGGTGTCGCCTCGACAGTGTTCTCGATAACACTCGTGGCGGTCACCTATGCAAGCGGCAATTACGGCCCGCGTTTGCTGACAAATTTTATGGAAGACCGAGGCAATCAGCTCAGCCTCGCGACGTTTATCGGCAGCTTTGTGTATGCGCTGATTGTGCTGCGCAGTGTGCGCGCCGAAGATGAAACCCCTGCGGGCGGTTCTGGCGCGGCGGATGCCCTGCCCGGCTTTGTGCCGCAATTGTCATTACTCGTCGCCTATCTGCTGATGGCGGTGTGCGTCGCTGTGCTGGTGTTCTTCCTCCACCATATACCCTCCAGCATACGCATCAACACGGTGCTGGAGAAGATCGGTACCAAGCTCATCGCGGCGATCCGAAAGACTTATCCCGTCGAAGACGAATTTTCGGATAGTCTCGAGCAAGTTGCCGGGAAGCCCGTTTTGGCCAAAAGCAATGGCTATGTTCAGATGATCGATTTCGAGGATCTGGAAAAAACCGCCCGCAAACATAATTGTACCTTGTCACTGAAGGTTCGCACCGGCGATTTCGTTCATCGTGACTTGCCGCTACTCGAGATCAGCGATGGCGACCCCGAAGAGCTAGCCGACACTCTGCGCGAAGATTTTACCTTGGGAGCGTCGCGTACGCCTGAACAAGACCCGCAATTCCTGATCGATGAATTGGTCGAGATCGGATTGCGCGCGCTGTCACCCGGTATCAACGACCCCTTCACCGCGATAACCGCGCTCCACTGGCTGGGTGCAGCAACGTCAGAAATTGGCCGGCGCGATCTGCGCAAAGATATTTGCGGGGCTGACGCTGATGATTGCCCCGTCATTCCGCTGCCTGACGATTTCGATCATTACCTCAAACGCGGCTTCGGCTCGATCCGTAGCGCGGTGGCAAGCTCGCCAACTGCAGCCGAAGTGATGCTGGACACCATTTCCAACGCGGCGACGCCGATCAAGGACGAGAACCGTCAGGCGATGCTGCGTGACGAGGGCAAGCTACTGGCCGAGCAAGTGCGCGGGCATCTGACCGGTCCCGATCTTGATCGATTTGAGAAGCATGCCGCAGAATTTGACCGCTGCTTCTGGGCAGAAACCGACGCGAATTAG